The following is a genomic window from Streptomyces chrestomyceticus JCM 4735.
TGGAAGAACACCGACCCGTGGTCCCCCTCGATGACGGTGACGCTTCCGCCCGGCCGCAGGACGCGCCGCAGGTCGGCCAGCGCCTGTGCGGGGTCGGGCAGGTGCTCCAGGACGAAGCAGACGAAGAGGTGGTCGAAGGAGGCGTCGGCGTACGGCAGGTCGGTCAGGTCGGCCTGCTGCCAGTGCACCGTCGCCGCGTGCGGACGAGCGGCGAGGCGGGCGCGGGCCTGGTCGATCGAGTCCGCGGAGATGTCGACCGCGGTGATGTGCGTCCCCGGGCTGGAGGCGGCCAGATGCACCGTCTGGGCGCCGACCCCGCACCCGGCCTCCAGGACCCGGCTGCCCGCTTCGTACGCCGTGCCCGCGTGCAGGAGCGCCGCCAGGGTGTCGGCCTGGTCGGTGAGCCGCCTGGCCTCATGGTCCGAATATCCGTGTACGTAAGGGGATTCGCGGGGTGCGGGGGCGCGGTGCGCGCGGCTGTCCCCGCGTGTGCCACCGGTCGTCTTCTCCGTTGCTGCCGTTCTCATGCCGCCACTCTGGGCGGACAATGGCCCGGTGCCCAGGTCCAAACACGCGCCCGTTGACCGGTCCATAACTTCCGGGTCCGACTTCCTCCAGCTCAACGTCGCCGACGCGCCCGCGGGCGGCCTGTCCGACTGGCTGGCGCAGCGCCTGCGGCAGGCCGTCTCGGACGGCCGCCTCGCGGTGGGTGACCGGCTGCCCGCCACCCGGACACTCGCCGAGGAACTGCGGGTCTCCCGGGGCGTGGTCACCGAGGCGTACCAGCGGCTGATCGAGGACGGGCACGCGGTCGGCCGGGGCCGCGGCGGTACGGTCATCGTCGCCGCTCCCGTCGCGGCAGAGGCCACGACGCCGGCGCCGGCGCCCGCGCGTCCGGCCGAAGGGTCGCCGCCCGGACCGGTGTTCACCGCCGAGCCCGGAGCGGGCGTCTTCGACGCGGTACGGGCGGCACCGGCCCGTATCGACCTCAGCCCCGGCACGCCCGACCTGGCCTCGTTCCCGCGTGCCGCGTGGCTGCGCGCGGAACGGCGGGTGCTGGGCACGCTCGCCGCCCCCGGCTTCGGCTACGGGGACCCGCGCGGCACGCCGGAGCTGCGACGCGCCGTCGCGAAGTGGCTGGCCCGCAACCGCGGCCTCGCGGTCGCCCCGGACGAGGTGCTGATCGTTTCCGGCACCGCGCAGACGCTCGGTCTGCTGGCCCAGGTGCTGTGCCGCCGGGGCGTCCGCGAACTGGCGGTGGAGGACCCGGGATCGCTCGGGGCCCGCCAGCACCTCCGGTACTGGGGGATGCGCACCCCACCGGTACCGGTCGACGCCGAGGGCGTCCGCGTCCGGGAGCTGCGGGCCTCCGGCGCCCCCGCCGTCCTGGTGACACCGGCGCACCAGTTCCCGACCGGGGTGGTGCTCGGCGGCACACGCCGCCGTGAGCTGATGCGCTGGGCGGCCGACGGCGGCCTGATCGTCGAGGACGACTACGACGCCGAACACCGCTACGACCGGCCGCCGGTCCCCGCTCTCCGCGCCATGCTGCCCGAGCACGTCTGCTACGCCGGAAGCGTTTCGAAGCTGCTGGCACCGGCGCTGCGGACCGGGTGGGTCGTCGCTCCTCCGGAGCTGCACGGCGCGCTGGTGGACGCCAAGCGGTTCACCGACCTCGGCAACTCCGCGCTGCCGCAGCTCGTGCTGGCCGACCTGATGGAAACCGGCGAGCTGGAACGCCGGCTGAGGCAGCTCCGCAAGCGGCACCGGGCGCGTCGGGACGCGATGATCCGGGCTGTCGGTACGCACCTGCCGGGGGCGGCGGTGCGGGGCGCGGCGGCGGGCCTGCACCTGACGATCACCTTCGACGCGGACTTCGCCGACACAGACCTGGCAGCGGCGGCGCTCGCCCGGGGTGTCAAGGTGCAGCCGCTCTCCTGGCACCGGCAGGGCCCCGGACGGCCGGGGCTGGTGCTGGGCTACGCGGCGAGTACGGCGACCGAGATCGGGGAAGGGGTGGCGGTCATCGGAAGGGTGCTGGGGTGAGCGCGGCGCTGCCACACGCTCAGGCAGGGCGCCACGGCGCTGTCGAAGGGCCGGGCGGGCGTGTCGGCTCGTGGGCGGTGTGTCGGACCGGCGTGTCGGGCGCATCGTAGGGGCCCCGGCCGACACGCCGTGCTTGCCTTCGCGGGTGCAGCGAGGACGCGGGGTGGCGGTGCCGGGTTCATGGGGATCCGGCGGATGCGCACTGTCCCCTGGGGCCATTCTGCTCATGGAACGCCAGGTGGTACGGGGCGGAGGCCGCTGTTCCACAAGGAGGCGCGCCGCCCGGCCATGGCGTGTACGGTCCGGCCACGGCCAGCACGGGCCGACCGCGGTGCACAGCAACTCTTCGGCCAGTGCCCGCAGTTCGTGTACCCGTAGTACCCGGTCTCCGAACCCGGGCAGCGGCATGTGCAGCGTCTGGACCCAGCGCTCAGGGATCGCGTCGGCCCCGTAGACCGCTCCGGCGAGGCCGCTGATGACCGCGGCGACGGTGTCGGTGTCGCCGCCCAGGTCGATGGCGGCCCGCAGCGCGCCTCGTACGAGCCGGTGGGAGAGCGCGTCCGGCCGGGCGTCGAGCGGGTCATCGCCCTGCAAGGCGACGTGCAGCAACACGTGGAACAGCACCACTCACCAGCCGGCCGCCGGGTCCCGTGCGTTAGCGCCGACAGCCGCCGGGTGGCGTCCATGGACACCGCCCGGCCCGCCACGGCGAAGTACACGGCGGCGGGCGTGGCGCGCATCAGTGAACCGTTGCCCGCGGCGCGCCGGTTGACCTGGAAGTGCCGGCGGCGGCCCGGCCCCACGGCTCGCCGTTGCCGAGCACGTCCTCGGTCCGAAGGCCGATGTCCTTCGGCTCGGCCGCCGCCCAGCGACGGAACCTGCGGAAGACGCCGGGGAGGTCGAGCCTGCCGCGTTCCAGCAGCGTTGCGGCGGTCAGCACCGCCACCTGCGTATCGCCCGTGGCTTCACCCGGGTACCGGCCGCCGCCTCAGCACATGCGTCCCCGGCGGCCGAGCCGACCACGGCACCGGCCACCCGCTGCCCGGATTCCGCCACCGGCCCCCGGAAGCGCGTCAGGAAGCGGTCGGCAGCGTGGTCTCCTGCTCGGCTTCGACCTGCTGGTTCCACTGCTGCTTGGACGCCTGCCAGCCGTCCTCGTCGTGGCCCTTGCGCCAGTAGCCGGAGATCGACAGGTCCTCGCGGGGCACTTCCCGCTCGACGCGCAGCAACCTGCGCAGTTCCTTCACGAAGCCCGCCTCGCCGTGGACGAAAGCGTGCACCCGGCCCGCGGGGAAGTCCAGCGCGCGGACGGCCTCGACCAGCCGCTCGCCGACCGGGGCGGTGCCGCGGTGCAGCCAGGTGATCTCGGCGCCGGCCGGCGCCTCCAGCTTCTGCTCCTCCTCGGGGCCGGCGACCTCGATGAAGGCGTGGACGGGTACGTCCTCGGGTGCCCGGGCCAGGGAGGCGGCGATGGCCGGCAGGGCGCTCTCGTCGCCGGCGAGCAGGTGCCAGTCGGCGTCGGCGTCCGGGGCGTACGCGCCGCCGGGGCCGAGGAGCAGCGCCTCGTCGCCCGGACGGGCCTGTGCCGCCCACGGCCCCGCGAGGCCGGTGTCGCCGTGCACCACGAAGTCGACCGCCAGTTCCCGCGTGTCCGGGTCCCAGGTGCGCACGGTGTAGGTACGGGTCCTGGGCCACTGGTCGCGGGGGAAGGCGGCGCGGATCTCGGCGATGTCCAGCGGCTGCGGGTAGTCCACGCCGGGAACCGGGAAGACCAGCTTGACGTAATGGTCGGTGTACTCGCCCGCCGAGAACTCCGCCAGGCCGTCACCGCCCAGCACCACCCGCACCATGTGCGGCGTGAGCTGCTCGGTGCGCAGCACCTCTGCGTGAATGAGCTTGGGCTTTTTACGGGCCGGACGCTCTGCTGCCACGACGATCTCCCCTGCCACGGTCTTATTAGGTTTACCTAACCTAACAGTTCAGGGGTGGAGCGTCGCCAGAAGCCGCTGCAAAGAGCCGCCCAGCCCCCACTGCCCGGCGAGCGCTTCCAGTCGCTCCGGGTCGGCCGGCTCGCCCGGCAGCGCGGCGTCGAAGTCCGGCACCGGCACGTCGGCGGCCACCCGTACGACCTTCGGCGCGACCTCGACGTACGGCCGGGCCTCGGTCAGCCGCTTGCGCTGCGAGGGGGTGAGCTTGGACGCCGGGTCGTCGGCCGCGGCCATGATCCCGGCCAGGTCGCCGTACTGGGCCAGCAGCTTGGCGGCGGTCTTCTCGCCGATGCCCGGCACGCCCGGCAGGCCGTCGCTGGGGTCGCCGCGCAGCAGCGCCAGGTCGGCGTAACCGCTGCCGTCCACGCCGTACTTCTCGCGCAGCAGGGCCTCGTCGGTCATCTGGAGGGTGCCGACGCCCTTGAGTGGATACAGGATGCGGACGCCGCGCGCGTCGTCGGCCAACTGGAACAGGTCGCGGTCGCCGGTGACGATGTCGACCGGCCCGGTGGCGCGGGCGGTGAGGGTGCCGATGATGTCGTCCGCCTCGTACCCGGCGGCGCCGACCCGGGCGATGCCCAGCGCGTCGAGCACTTCCTCGATCACCGGGACCTGCGGGGAGAGGGTGTCCGGAATCTCCTCGGCGTCGGGCTCGGGGGAGCCGGACGGTGCCTCCTCGGCGACGCGGTGCGCCTTGTACGAGGGGATGAGGTCGACCCGCCACTGCGGACGCCAGTCGAAGTCCATGCAGGCCACCAGGTCGTCGGGCTGGTGGTCCTGGACGAGGCGGGCGATGAAGTCCAGCAGGCCGCGCACCGCGTTCACCGGCGTGCCGTCCGGCGCCCGGACCGACTCCGGCACGCCGAAATAGGCGCGGAAGTAGAGGGAGGCGGTGTCGAGAAGCATCAGGCGTCGAGTCACACCCCGATGATGCCGTACCTCCGGTGGTGCGGCCGGGCGGTGCCGCGGGGACGGGTCGGGCGGGCGTGTGAACTGAGTCACTAATGTGTTTGTCATTTTGTAAAGGGGGCAGGCGCGCGGCCGGAGCGGGACCGGTGGATATTCAACATTTCCACCGGTTAACGGCGGGCCCGACCCGTGCACGCTCCACGACCTGCCGACGGGGGTGGCGGGTCGTACACAGTCAATTCGAGAGGTGTATGTGGCCAGGCTGCAAGCCGAGCACGTCTACAAAGTGTTCGGGAGACGACCCGAGGACGCCGTACGACGGCTCGAAGACGGTGCGAGCCGCGAGGAGCTGCGGGCCGACGGAACGACCGCCGCGGTGATCGACGCGTCGTTCTCCGTGGACGAGGGCCAGATCTTCGTCGTCATGGGTCTGTCCGGATCCGGTAAGTCCACGCTGCTGCGG
Proteins encoded in this region:
- a CDS encoding methyltransferase domain-containing protein — encoded protein: MRTAATEKTTGGTRGDSRAHRAPAPRESPYVHGYSDHEARRLTDQADTLAALLHAGTAYEAGSRVLEAGCGVGAQTVHLAASSPGTHITAVDISADSIDQARARLAARPHAATVHWQQADLTDLPYADASFDHLFVCFVLEHLPDPAQALADLRRVLRPGGSVTVIEGDHGSVFFHPDSAHARAVIGHQVRLQATAEGDALLGRRLQPLLTAARYEGVVVRPRTVYADATRPGLVDSFTRNTFIAMIAAVRDDALTAGLTTEPEWERGIRDLRRTAEDGGTFHYTFFKATAVKPPA
- a CDS encoding PLP-dependent aminotransferase family protein → MPPLWADNGPVPRSKHAPVDRSITSGSDFLQLNVADAPAGGLSDWLAQRLRQAVSDGRLAVGDRLPATRTLAEELRVSRGVVTEAYQRLIEDGHAVGRGRGGTVIVAAPVAAEATTPAPAPARPAEGSPPGPVFTAEPGAGVFDAVRAAPARIDLSPGTPDLASFPRAAWLRAERRVLGTLAAPGFGYGDPRGTPELRRAVAKWLARNRGLAVAPDEVLIVSGTAQTLGLLAQVLCRRGVRELAVEDPGSLGARQHLRYWGMRTPPVPVDAEGVRVRELRASGAPAVLVTPAHQFPTGVVLGGTRRRELMRWAADGGLIVEDDYDAEHRYDRPPVPALRAMLPEHVCYAGSVSKLLAPALRTGWVVAPPELHGALVDAKRFTDLGNSALPQLVLADLMETGELERRLRQLRKRHRARRDAMIRAVGTHLPGAAVRGAAAGLHLTITFDADFADTDLAAAALARGVKVQPLSWHRQGPGRPGLVLGYAASTATEIGEGVAVIGRVLG
- a CDS encoding siderophore-interacting protein; translation: MAAERPARKKPKLIHAEVLRTEQLTPHMVRVVLGGDGLAEFSAGEYTDHYVKLVFPVPGVDYPQPLDIAEIRAAFPRDQWPRTRTYTVRTWDPDTRELAVDFVVHGDTGLAGPWAAQARPGDEALLLGPGGAYAPDADADWHLLAGDESALPAIAASLARAPEDVPVHAFIEVAGPEEEQKLEAPAGAEITWLHRGTAPVGERLVEAVRALDFPAGRVHAFVHGEAGFVKELRRLLRVEREVPREDLSISGYWRKGHDEDGWQASKQQWNQQVEAEQETTLPTAS
- a CDS encoding 5'-3' exonuclease, encoding MLLDTASLYFRAYFGVPESVRAPDGTPVNAVRGLLDFIARLVQDHQPDDLVACMDFDWRPQWRVDLIPSYKAHRVAEEAPSGSPEPDAEEIPDTLSPQVPVIEEVLDALGIARVGAAGYEADDIIGTLTARATGPVDIVTGDRDLFQLADDARGVRILYPLKGVGTLQMTDEALLREKYGVDGSGYADLALLRGDPSDGLPGVPGIGEKTAAKLLAQYGDLAGIMAAADDPASKLTPSQRKRLTEARPYVEVAPKVVRVAADVPVPDFDAALPGEPADPERLEALAGQWGLGGSLQRLLATLHP